Proteins encoded together in one Lachnospiraceae bacterium JLR.KK008 window:
- a CDS encoding dihydroxyacetone kinase subunit DhaK, translating to MKKIINQPENYVNEMLEGIYIAHPDLVTYTAGDVRCLVTANKKEGKVGIATGGGSGHLPLFLGYVGKGMLDGCSVGDVFQSPSAEQMLAVTKEIDSGAGVLYIYGNYNGDIFNFDMAAEQADFEEDIRVVSVVAGEDVASAGPSAPGEKNTRRGVAGIVFVYKCAGAAADAMLDLDEVARIAQKAADNVRTMGVALTPCVVPRVGKPGFEIGEDEMEIGMGIHGETGIRRGKLEPADQITSEMLDKILTDLPYGSGDEVAVLVNGLGATTLDEQYIVTRKVDALLKEKGIKVHKYYVGEYVTSLEMAGFSISLLKLDEELKKYLDAPAQTPFFVQV from the coding sequence ATGAAGAAAATTATCAATCAGCCGGAAAACTATGTAAATGAAATGCTGGAGGGGATCTACATCGCACACCCGGATCTGGTAACATACACAGCGGGAGATGTGAGATGTCTTGTGACAGCCAATAAAAAGGAAGGAAAGGTGGGGATCGCCACCGGAGGCGGCTCCGGACATCTGCCTCTGTTCCTTGGATATGTCGGTAAGGGAATGCTGGACGGCTGCAGTGTGGGCGATGTCTTTCAGTCTCCGAGCGCCGAGCAGATGTTGGCTGTGACAAAGGAGATCGACAGCGGCGCGGGTGTGCTTTATATTTATGGCAACTATAACGGAGATATTTTCAACTTTGATATGGCGGCTGAACAGGCGGATTTTGAGGAGGACATCAGAGTCGTATCGGTTGTGGCCGGGGAAGATGTGGCAAGCGCAGGTCCGAGCGCTCCGGGAGAGAAAAATACGAGGCGTGGTGTGGCTGGTATCGTGTTTGTCTATAAATGCGCAGGCGCAGCGGCAGATGCCATGCTGGATCTCGATGAGGTGGCAAGGATCGCTCAGAAAGCTGCCGATAATGTGCGCACGATGGGTGTGGCGTTGACGCCCTGTGTCGTGCCACGGGTCGGAAAGCCGGGGTTTGAGATCGGTGAGGACGAGATGGAGATCGGTATGGGGATTCATGGAGAGACCGGCATCCGCCGCGGCAAACTGGAGCCGGCAGATCAGATCACAAGCGAGATGCTTGATAAAATCCTCACAGATCTTCCTTATGGGTCGGGAGACGAAGTGGCTGTGCTCGTAAACGGGCTCGGGGCGACGACACTCGACGAGCAGTATATCGTGACGAGAAAAGTGGATGCGCTGCTCAAAGAAAAAGGAATCAAAGTACATAAATATTATGTCGGCGAGTATGTGACTTCGCTGGAAATGGCCGGATTTTCCATCTCCTTGCTGAAGCTGGACGAAGAACTGAAAAAATATCTTGATGCACCGGCACAGACACCATTTTTCGTACAGGTTTAA